The genomic region CCGTCACCGGCCGGCTGCAGGACCCGAGCCAGTACACGATCGCCGCCACCGAGGCGACCCTCGCGACGCAGATGACGGTGGCCCTGCGCAACAAGGCCGTCGAGGCCTACTCCGAGATCATGAGGATGCAGCTGTGAGCCCACGCTCCCGCGCCGGCCAGGGCCTCGAGGGCCAGGTCGTCAGCGGCGACCCCCGGGTGCTCGCCACCCAGCAGGCCCGCCGCGCCCGCGCCGCCTGGGGCGACCTGCCCGGGGCGCAGAAGACCATCGCCGTCGTCGTGCTCGTCGCCCTCGTCGCCGGCGGCGCCGCCTTCCTGCAGTGGCAGAGCACCCCCAGCTACGGCCCGCTCTACACGGGGCTGTCCGGGGCCGACGGCGGTGCCGTCGTCGAGCAGCTGCAGTCCGCGGGCGTCCCCTACCGCATCGCCGACGGCGGCGGCACGATCCTCGTGCCGAGCGAGCAGGTGTACGAGCAGCGGCTGCAGATGTCCGCGGCCGGCCTCCCCTCCGGCGACTCGGCCGGGTACTCGCTGCTCGACGAGCAGGGCGTGACCGCCTCGCAGTTCCAGCAGAAGGTCGCCTTCCAGCGCGCGATGGAGGGCGAGCTCGCGAAGACCGTCCAGGCGATCGACGGCGTCGACGCCGCCGTCGTCCACCTCGCGATCCCCGAGAAGGACGTCTTCCTCGAGGCCGACGACGCGCCCACCGCGAGCGTCCTCGTCGAGACCGCCGCAGGCCGGACCCTCGAGAAGGGCCAGGTCCAGGCCGTCGTCAACCTCGTGTCGAGCTCCGTGGAGGGCATGACGCCGGAGGCCGTGACCGTGGTCGACGGCGAGGGCACCCTGCTCACCGCCGCCCCCGGCGGCTCCGGCAGCGCCGGCGGCGCGGACGCCGCGGACCTCACCGTGGAGTACGAGCAGCGGGTGGCCGCGAGCCTCCAGCAGCTCCTCGACACGGTCGTGGGCCCGGGGAAGGCCGTGGCCACCGTCACCGCCGACCTCGACGCCGACAGCCGCGACACCACCACCGAGCGCTTCATCGCCGAGGACGGCGTGCCGCCCCTCAGCGAGACCACCGAGACCGAGACGTACACCGGCGGCAACGGCGGCTCGATCGAGGCAGGCGTCCTCGGGCCAGACAACATCGTCGTGCCGAACGGCACCGTCGCGGGGCAGGCGGGGACCGAGTCCTCGTACGAGAAGGGCTCGAACACCGTCAACAACGCGGTCGGCAAGGTGACGGAGAAGGTGCAGTCCGCGCCCGGCGCGGTGCAGAAGCTCAACGTCTCCGTTGTCGTCGACCGCGACGCGGTCGCCCGCACCGACATGCTCGCGCTGCAGAACACCGTGTCCGCCGCCGTCGGGCTCGACCCGGCCCGCGGCGACCAGATCGCCGTCACCCAGCTGCCCTTCGACACCTCCAGCGCGGAGGCCGTCGCCGCGGAGCTCGAGGCGGCGAAGGAGGCCGAGGCGGCCGCCGGCACCCAGCAGACCATCTGGACCGCCGCGCTGGGCGGGCTCGTGCTCCTCGTCGTCATCCTGTCCCTCATCCTCGGCGCCCGGCGCCGCAGGAGGACCGAGCCGGTCGACCTCGGGCTGTACGCCCCGGTCGAGGACGACCTCGACGCCGAGGCCGCGGCGCTGCCGCCCGTGCCCGCCCCCCGCGAGGCGCTGCCCGCCGCGCCCGACCCCGAGCAGGAGCAGCTCGACGCCCTCTCGCGCCAGCGCGAGGAGGTCATCGAGCTCGTCGACCGCGAGCCCGAGGAGGTCGCAGAGCTCCTGCGCTCCTGGCTCGCCGACCGGAGGACCTCGTGAGCACCGCCGTCATGGACGCCACGGGCGTCGAGCAGGCCGTCGCGGCCGTCGAGGCCGCCGCCGGCAGCGTCGCGGTCCCGCCTGGCCCGGACCTGACCGGGCTGCAGAAGGCGGCCGTCCTGCTCGTCATGCTGGGCAAGGACCGCGCCGCGACGGTGCTCAAGCACCTCAAGGGCACCGACCTCGACGAGCTCGTCGCCCAGCTCGTCCGGCTGCGCGACGTGCCGCCGAGCGTCGCCGGGCAGGTGCTCAGCCAGTTCCACTCCCTCGCCGTCCGCCAGGGCGTCGTCGGTGCCGGCGGCGAGGGCTTCGCCCGTGACGTGCTCGAGCGCTCGCTCGGCAAGGACGACGCCGGCGACGTCATGCGCCGCATCGCCTCCGTGGTCGCCGAGCGGCCGCTGAAGTTCCTGCAGGACATCGACCCGCAGCAGCTCATGAGCATCCTGCGCGGCGAGCACCCGCAGACCCTCGCCGCCGTCCTCGTCCACCTGCGCCCCGACCAGGCCTCCGTCGTCATGGCCGGCCTGTCGCCCACCGAGCAGTCCGCGGTCGCCCGGCGCATCGCCACCACCGGCCGCTTCCACCCCCAGGCCCTGTCCTCGCTGCAGGACGTCCTCAAGGCGCGCACCTCCTCGGTGCTGCCCCAGTCGCAGACCGAGACCGCGACCGGCGGCGTGCAGTCCCTCGTCGAGGTCATCAACCGCGCCGACGCCGCCACCGAGAAGTCGATCCTCGAGGGCCTCGAGGCGACCGACGCCGCCCTCGCCGAGGAGGTCAAGGCCCGCCTGTTCGTCTTCGCCGACATCGTCGGGCTCGAGGACCGCGCGGTGCAGATGGTCCTGCGCCAGGTCGACTCCGTCGTGCTCGCGACCGCGCTCAAGAGCGTCGCGCAGAACGTGCGGGACAAGGTCCTGCAGAACGTGTCGGAGCGGGCCCGCGCCGACCTCGTCGAGGAGATCGAGGTCATGGGCGCGGTGCGCGTCAGCGCGGTCGAGGAGGCCCAGGCGACCATCGTCCAGGTCATCCGCTCGCTGGAGGAGTCCGGCCAGCTGGTCGTGCGCCGCGGTGGGGACGACGAGTATGTGTCCTGACGTCCTCACGCCGGCTCCGGCCGTGCAGCCGGCCGTGCAGCCGGCCGTGCAGCCCGCCGTGCAACCCGTCGTGCAGCCGTTCGCGCCGGGCCGCCTGCCCGCGACCGCGCCCGGCGGCCGCCAGGCCGGCTTCACCACCGGCTACGCGGCCGGCTACGCCGAGGGCCTGCGCCGCGCGGGCGAGGCCGCGCTCCTCGAGCAGGCGCGCCGGCGCGCGGCCCGCGAGGCCGAGGCCGAGCGCGACCGCGCCCGGCTGCTCGACCTGCTGCTCGCGCTCCGGGGGGCCGAGACCGACCGCGCCGAGCGCGCCCGCACCGACGTCGACGCCCTCGTCGACGTCGTCGCGGCCGCCGCCGCCCGGCTCGCGCACGACGCGGTGCTCGAGGCGGCCCCGGGCGCCGACGCGCTGCGCGCGCGCCTGGTCCGGGCCGTCGCCGTGGCGGGGGAGGCCGCCGAGCGCGACGGCGTCGTCGCGCGGCTGTCCCCGGCCGGGGCGCGCGTGCTGGAGCGCGCCGGGCTGCTGCCCGACGCCCTGCCCGCCGGCGTCCGCGTGGTCCCCGACGCCTCCCTCGCCGACGGCGACGTCGTCGTGAGGGCGGGCGCCACCACCGTCACCGACCTGCTCGCCGACGCGCTCGCCGCCCTCGCCCACCTCGTGCCGACGGGGGCCGACGCGTGAGCGCCGCCCTCGCCGCGGCCGCCGCCCGCGCGCTGGAGCCCCGCCTCGCCCGCGCGCACGCCGCCGCCGCGCCCCGGCGCAGCGGCCGGGTGAGCGCGGTCGTCGGGCTCGGCGTGGAGGTCGACGGCCTCGGCGCCGCCCTCGGCGAGACCGTCCACCTCGAGGTCGCCTCCGCGGCGCGGCCCGACGTCGTCGACGTCGTCGAGGCGGAGGTCGTCGCCGCCCACGGCACCCGGCTCAGCTGCACGCCGCTGCGCGGCACCGCA from Aquipuribacter sp. SD81 harbors:
- the fliF gene encoding flagellar basal-body MS-ring/collar protein FliF, whose protein sequence is MSPRSRAGQGLEGQVVSGDPRVLATQQARRARAAWGDLPGAQKTIAVVVLVALVAGGAAFLQWQSTPSYGPLYTGLSGADGGAVVEQLQSAGVPYRIADGGGTILVPSEQVYEQRLQMSAAGLPSGDSAGYSLLDEQGVTASQFQQKVAFQRAMEGELAKTVQAIDGVDAAVVHLAIPEKDVFLEADDAPTASVLVETAAGRTLEKGQVQAVVNLVSSSVEGMTPEAVTVVDGEGTLLTAAPGGSGSAGGADAADLTVEYEQRVAASLQQLLDTVVGPGKAVATVTADLDADSRDTTTERFIAEDGVPPLSETTETETYTGGNGGSIEAGVLGPDNIVVPNGTVAGQAGTESSYEKGSNTVNNAVGKVTEKVQSAPGAVQKLNVSVVVDRDAVARTDMLALQNTVSAAVGLDPARGDQIAVTQLPFDTSSAEAVAAELEAAKEAEAAAGTQQTIWTAALGGLVLLVVILSLILGARRRRRTEPVDLGLYAPVEDDLDAEAAALPPVPAPREALPAAPDPEQEQLDALSRQREEVIELVDREPEEVAELLRSWLADRRTS
- the fliG gene encoding flagellar motor switch protein FliG produces the protein MSTAVMDATGVEQAVAAVEAAAGSVAVPPGPDLTGLQKAAVLLVMLGKDRAATVLKHLKGTDLDELVAQLVRLRDVPPSVAGQVLSQFHSLAVRQGVVGAGGEGFARDVLERSLGKDDAGDVMRRIASVVAERPLKFLQDIDPQQLMSILRGEHPQTLAAVLVHLRPDQASVVMAGLSPTEQSAVARRIATTGRFHPQALSSLQDVLKARTSSVLPQSQTETATGGVQSLVEVINRADAATEKSILEGLEATDAALAEEVKARLFVFADIVGLEDRAVQMVLRQVDSVVLATALKSVAQNVRDKVLQNVSERARADLVEEIEVMGAVRVSAVEEAQATIVQVIRSLEESGQLVVRRGGDDEYVS